One Pseudomonas rhizophila DNA window includes the following coding sequences:
- a CDS encoding MAPEG family protein has product MTVALWCILIAFLLPYLCIAIAKAGGKYRLSDNHDPRDFLDSLEGAPRRAYAAQLNSFEIAPFFAAAVIVAHLAGNAELVTINVLAVLFITSRLLYIICYLADWAILRSLVWFVGVGLVLSFFFVSV; this is encoded by the coding sequence ATGACGGTTGCCCTGTGGTGCATTTTGATTGCCTTTCTCCTGCCTTACCTGTGCATTGCGATCGCCAAGGCCGGTGGAAAGTACCGGTTGAGCGACAACCACGACCCTCGGGATTTTCTGGACTCGCTCGAAGGAGCCCCCCGGCGTGCATACGCCGCGCAACTGAACAGCTTTGAAATCGCCCCGTTTTTCGCCGCTGCCGTGATTGTCGCGCACCTGGCCGGCAATGCCGAGCTTGTGACCATCAACGTGCTGGCGGTGCTGTTTATCACCAGTCGTCTGCTGTACATCATCTGCTATCTGGCGGACTGGGCGATCTTGCGTTCGCTGGTGTGGTTCGTGGGGGTAGGGTTGGTGTTGAGTTTCTTCTTCGTTTCGGTCTGA
- a CDS encoding EamA family transporter — translation MLATALVLVAALLHAAWNTLIKFSGERLLVVACMDSVALLFVVLVLGFVALPPLEIWPWILASAAFELLYRYLLIQAYRVGDLGLVYPLMRGLSPLVVLALTLIFAGEVLTTHQIIGILLIPFGMLCLLWQGGGGERLPWSMLPVVALIGLCIGCYTFIDGHALRRWPRPLDYLAWVTLLSAWPFPLLALVRKRPAFMLFWREQWRLGLAVGFCVLLSYALVLWAMQLGSIAEAAALREISVILVVLFGMRYLKEPFGRPRLLACGLVLIGMLVMKF, via the coding sequence GTGCTGGCAACGGCCTTGGTATTGGTCGCCGCGCTGTTGCATGCGGCATGGAATACGCTGATCAAGTTCAGTGGCGAGCGTTTGCTGGTGGTGGCGTGCATGGACAGCGTCGCGTTGCTGTTCGTGGTGCTGGTGCTGGGCTTTGTGGCGTTGCCACCGCTGGAGATCTGGCCGTGGATCCTGGCGTCGGCGGCATTCGAGCTGTTGTACCGCTATCTGTTGATTCAGGCGTATCGGGTGGGTGACCTGGGGCTGGTCTATCCGCTGATGCGTGGTCTGTCGCCATTGGTGGTGCTGGCTTTGACGTTGATCTTCGCCGGAGAAGTGCTGACAACCCATCAGATCATCGGCATCTTGCTGATCCCGTTCGGCATGCTGTGCCTGTTGTGGCAGGGCGGTGGTGGCGAACGGTTGCCCTGGTCGATGCTACCGGTGGTGGCGCTGATCGGCCTGTGCATCGGCTGCTACACCTTTATTGACGGCCATGCCCTTCGGCGCTGGCCCCGGCCACTGGATTACCTGGCCTGGGTCACGCTGCTCAGTGCCTGGCCCTTTCCGTTGCTGGCGCTGGTGCGCAAACGACCTGCGTTCATGCTGTTCTGGCGTGAACAGTGGCGGCTGGGGCTGGCGGTCGGGTTTTGCGTATTGTTGAGCTACGCTCTGGTGCTGTGGGCCATGCAACTGGGCTCGATTGCCGAAGCGGCTGCGCTGCGGGAGATCAGCGTGATCCTGGTGGTGTTGTTTGGCATGCGCTACCTGAAAGAACCTTTCGGCCGGCCGCGGCTCTTAGCCTGCGGGCTGGTGCTGATTGGCATGTTGGTGATGAAATTCTGA
- a CDS encoding MFS transporter, producing the protein MPLALLALAVAAFGIGTTEFVIMGLLPDVARDLAVSIPQAGLLITGYALGVVFGAPILAIGTANMPRKATLLGMTLMFIVGNVLCALAPNYATLMAARVITALCHGAFFGIGSVVAAGLVAPNKRAQAIAMMFTGLTLANVLGVPLGTALGQYAGWRSTFWAVSVIGIIAALAQWVWLPREIPMEKANLASEFRVLGKANVLLALGMSVLASTSLFSVFTYIAPILQDITGVSPHGITLMLLLFGVGLTAGSFLGGRLADRRLLPSLVAMALAVVLVLAAFSQTSRSVVPAAITLVLWGVFAFALCPILQLLIIDQAQEAPNLGSTLNQSAFNLGNASGAWIGGLVVASGADLADLPWTGALVGGLTVLTALYFIYRQRRQDALVGVAD; encoded by the coding sequence ATGCCACTCGCCTTGCTTGCTTTGGCCGTCGCCGCTTTTGGCATCGGCACCACCGAATTCGTCATCATGGGGCTGTTGCCCGATGTCGCCCGTGACCTGGCCGTGAGCATTCCCCAGGCCGGGCTGCTGATTACCGGGTACGCCCTGGGCGTGGTGTTCGGCGCGCCGATCCTGGCCATCGGCACCGCCAACATGCCGCGCAAGGCAACGCTGCTGGGCATGACGCTGATGTTCATCGTCGGCAACGTGCTCTGCGCCCTGGCGCCGAACTACGCCACGCTGATGGCCGCCCGGGTCATCACCGCACTGTGCCACGGGGCATTCTTCGGGATCGGCTCGGTGGTCGCGGCCGGACTGGTGGCACCGAACAAACGGGCCCAAGCCATTGCGATGATGTTCACAGGACTGACCCTGGCCAATGTACTGGGCGTGCCCTTGGGCACTGCGTTGGGCCAATATGCCGGCTGGCGCTCGACCTTCTGGGCGGTATCGGTCATCGGGATCATTGCCGCCCTTGCCCAATGGGTCTGGCTGCCCCGGGAAATTCCCATGGAGAAGGCCAATCTGGCCAGCGAGTTCAGAGTGCTGGGCAAGGCCAACGTGCTGCTGGCCCTGGGCATGAGCGTGCTGGCCTCCACCAGCCTGTTCAGCGTGTTCACCTACATCGCGCCGATCCTGCAGGACATCACGGGAGTCAGCCCCCACGGCATCACGCTCATGCTGCTGCTGTTCGGTGTCGGCCTGACAGCGGGCAGTTTCCTCGGCGGGCGGCTGGCGGACCGGCGCCTGCTGCCTTCGCTGGTAGCCATGGCCCTGGCAGTGGTGCTGGTGCTGGCCGCGTTCAGCCAGACCAGCCGGTCGGTGGTTCCTGCAGCTATTACCCTGGTCCTATGGGGTGTGTTCGCCTTCGCACTGTGTCCGATCCTGCAATTGCTGATCATCGACCAGGCCCAAGAAGCGCCGAACCTGGGCTCGACCCTGAACCAGAGCGCGTTCAACCTTGGCAACGCATCTGGTGCCTGGATTGGCGGCCTGGTGGTGGCCAGCGGCGCCGACCTGGCGGACCTGCCATGGACCGGCGCTCTGGTGGGCGGGCTGACCGTGTTGACAGCACTGTATTTTATTTATCGTCAGCGTCGTCAGGACGCCCTGGTGGGTGTGGCCGACTAG
- a CDS encoding formate/nitrite transporter family protein, with amino-acid sequence MDTRKDGKTPDLSAQEKHEVDRNQPPRAAVLHEIIRTQGNQELERSVAALWWSALAAGLTMGLSLMAMGLLNSRLPEGEAFKVIASFGYCAGFLAVILARQQLFTENTLTAVLPIMSKPTLGNFGRLFRLWGVVLVGNLCGTLLVAYVMLHLPIFDRRTDMAFLEIGRKVMENDTGQMFAKGIISGWMIATMVWMIPSMESAKMWIIILITYLMALGDFTHIVVGSAEVSYLVFAGQLSWEDFWMVFAGPTLAGNIIGGSFIFALLSHAQVRSETGQPSRPHPPGRPDDADDK; translated from the coding sequence ATGGACACTCGTAAAGACGGCAAGACCCCTGATCTTTCGGCACAGGAAAAGCACGAAGTCGACCGCAATCAGCCACCGCGGGCCGCAGTGCTGCATGAAATTATCCGGACCCAGGGCAATCAGGAACTGGAGCGCAGTGTCGCCGCGCTTTGGTGGTCGGCCCTGGCCGCCGGGTTGACCATGGGCCTGTCGCTGATGGCGATGGGGCTGCTCAATTCCCGCTTGCCCGAGGGTGAAGCCTTCAAGGTGATCGCCAGCTTCGGCTACTGCGCCGGTTTTCTCGCGGTGATTCTTGCCCGCCAGCAGCTATTCACCGAAAACACCTTGACCGCCGTGCTGCCCATCATGAGCAAACCCACCTTGGGCAACTTCGGCCGTCTGTTCCGCCTGTGGGGGGTGGTGTTGGTGGGGAACCTGTGCGGGACCTTGCTGGTGGCCTATGTGATGCTGCATCTGCCGATTTTCGACCGCCGCACCGATATGGCTTTTCTGGAGATCGGTCGCAAGGTCATGGAAAACGACACTGGCCAGATGTTCGCCAAGGGCATCATTTCAGGCTGGATGATCGCCACCATGGTCTGGATGATCCCGTCCATGGAGAGCGCCAAGATGTGGATCATCATCCTCATCACCTACCTGATGGCGCTTGGGGATTTCACCCACATTGTCGTCGGCTCGGCCGAAGTGTCCTATCTGGTGTTCGCCGGCCAGCTGTCGTGGGAGGACTTCTGGATGGTGTTTGCCGGGCCGACCCTGGCAGGGAACATCATTGGTGGCAGTTTCATCTTTGCGCTGCTGAGTCATGCCCAGGTGCGGAGCGAGACCGGCCAGCCTAGTCGGCCACACCCACCAGGGCGTCCTGACGACGCTGACGATAAATAA
- a CDS encoding acyl-CoA thioesterase gives MNFHTRKWVKPEDLNPNGTLFGGSLLRWIDEEAAIYAIVQLGNQRVVTKYISEINFVSASRQGDIIELGITATEFGRTSITLTCEVRNKITRKSILTVEKMVFVNLGEDGLPAPHGRTEIKYVKDQFQDDIASA, from the coding sequence ATGAATTTCCACACCCGCAAGTGGGTCAAGCCCGAAGACCTCAACCCCAACGGCACGCTGTTTGGCGGCAGTCTGTTGCGCTGGATCGACGAGGAAGCGGCGATCTATGCCATTGTCCAGCTCGGCAACCAGCGTGTGGTTACCAAATACATCTCCGAAATCAACTTCGTCAGCGCTTCGCGCCAGGGCGACATCATCGAACTGGGCATCACCGCCACCGAATTCGGCCGCACCTCGATCACCCTGACCTGCGAAGTGCGCAACAAGATCACCCGTAAAAGCATCCTCACCGTGGAGAAGATGGTCTTCGTCAATCTTGGGGAAGATGGCCTGCCGGCGCCGCACGGCCGGACCGAGATCAAGTACGTCAAGGATCAGTTCCAGGACGATATTGCCAGTGCATGA
- the ahcY gene encoding adenosylhomocysteinase has protein sequence MSAVITPADFTDYKVADMSLAAWGRREIIIAESEMPALMGLRRKYAGEQPLKGAKILGCIHMTIQTAVLIETLVALGAEVRWSSCNIFSTQDQAAAAIAAAGIPVFAWKGETEEEYEWCLEQTILKDGQPWATNMILDDGGDLTELLHKKYPAVLDNVHGVTEETTTGVHRLLDMLAKGELKIPAINVNDSVTKSKNDNKYGCRHSLNDAIKRGTDHLLSGKQALVIGYGDVGKGSAQSLRQEGMIVKVSEVDPICAMQACMDGFELVSPFIDGNNDGTEASIDKALLGKIDLIVTTTGNVNVCDANMLKALKKRAVVCNIGHFDNEIDTAFMRKNWAWEEVKPQVHKVHRTGAGSFDPQNDDYLILLAEGRLVNLGNATGHPSRIMDGSFANQVLAQIFLFGQKYADLSPAQKAERLTVEVLPKKLDEEVALEMVRGFGGVVTKLTKQQADYIGVTVEGPFKPHAYRY, from the coding sequence ATGAGCGCTGTTATCACGCCTGCAGATTTTACCGATTACAAAGTCGCTGACATGTCCCTGGCTGCCTGGGGTCGTCGCGAAATCATCATCGCCGAATCCGAAATGCCAGCCCTGATGGGTCTGCGTCGCAAATACGCCGGCGAGCAACCGCTCAAGGGCGCGAAGATCCTCGGCTGCATCCACATGACCATTCAGACCGCCGTGCTGATCGAAACCCTGGTTGCCCTGGGTGCGGAAGTGCGCTGGTCGTCCTGCAACATCTTCTCGACCCAGGACCAGGCCGCTGCCGCCATTGCCGCTGCCGGTATCCCGGTATTTGCCTGGAAGGGCGAGACCGAAGAGGAATACGAATGGTGCCTGGAGCAGACCATCCTCAAGGATGGCCAGCCATGGGCCACCAACATGATTCTTGACGACGGCGGCGACCTGACCGAACTGCTGCACAAGAAATACCCAGCCGTACTGGACAACGTCCACGGCGTGACCGAAGAGACCACCACCGGCGTACACCGCCTGCTGGACATGCTGGCCAAGGGCGAACTAAAGATCCCGGCCATCAACGTCAACGACTCGGTGACCAAGAGCAAGAACGACAACAAGTACGGCTGCCGTCACAGCCTCAACGACGCCATCAAGCGCGGCACCGACCACCTGTTGTCGGGCAAGCAGGCGCTGGTGATCGGCTACGGTGACGTGGGCAAGGGCTCGGCTCAGTCCCTGCGCCAGGAAGGCATGATCGTCAAGGTGTCCGAAGTTGACCCGATCTGCGCCATGCAGGCCTGCATGGACGGCTTCGAGCTGGTTTCGCCGTTCATCGACGGTAACAACGATGGCACCGAAGCAAGCATCGACAAAGCGCTGCTGGGCAAGATCGATTTGATCGTGACCACCACCGGTAACGTCAATGTCTGCGACGCGAACATGCTCAAGGCCCTGAAAAAGCGCGCCGTGGTCTGCAACATCGGCCACTTCGACAATGAAATCGACACCGCTTTCATGCGCAAGAACTGGGCGTGGGAAGAAGTGAAGCCACAGGTCCACAAGGTGCATCGCACCGGCGCCGGCAGCTTCGACCCACAGAACGATGACTACCTGATCCTGCTGGCCGAAGGCCGCCTGGTGAACCTGGGCAACGCCACCGGCCACCCAAGCCGCATCATGGACGGCTCGTTTGCCAACCAGGTCCTGGCGCAGATTTTCCTGTTCGGCCAGAAATACGCCGACCTGTCGCCAGCCCAGAAAGCCGAGCGCCTGACCGTGGAAGTGCTGCCCAAGAAACTCGACGAAGAAGTGGCCCTGGAAATGGTCCGCGGTTTCGGCGGCGTGGTCACCAAACTGACCAAGCAACAGGCTGACTACATCGGCGTGACCGTCGAAGGCCCGTTCAAGCCCCACGCCTACCGGTACTGA
- the metF gene encoding methylenetetrahydrofolate reductase [NAD(P)H] produces MSQDRRYSFEFFPTKTDAGHEKLIATARQLASYNPDFFSCTYGAGGSTRDRTINTVLQLESEVKIPAAPHLSCVGDSKADLRSLLSQYKAAGITRIVALRGDLPSGMGMASGELRHANDLVEFIREETGEHFHIEVAAYPEMHPQARNFEDDLLNFVRKANAGANSAITQYFFNADSYFYFVDRVRKMGVDIPVVPGIMPITNYSKLARFSDACGAEIPRWIRKQLEAYGDDTSSIQSFGEQVITQMCERLLQGGAPGLHFYTLNQAEPSLAVWNNLKLPR; encoded by the coding sequence ATGTCCCAAGACCGTCGCTACAGCTTCGAGTTCTTCCCGACGAAGACCGATGCTGGGCATGAAAAACTGATCGCCACTGCCCGTCAGTTGGCGAGCTACAACCCCGACTTCTTCTCCTGCACCTATGGCGCTGGCGGTTCGACCCGTGACCGCACGATCAACACCGTGTTGCAGCTCGAAAGTGAAGTCAAAATCCCCGCCGCCCCGCACCTGTCCTGCGTGGGTGACAGCAAAGCCGATCTGCGCAGCCTGTTGAGCCAGTACAAGGCTGCCGGCATCACCCGTATCGTGGCCCTGCGCGGTGACCTGCCCTCGGGTATGGGCATGGCGAGCGGTGAACTGCGCCACGCCAACGACCTGGTTGAATTCATTCGTGAAGAAACCGGTGAGCACTTCCATATCGAAGTGGCGGCCTACCCAGAGATGCACCCCCAGGCACGCAACTTCGAAGACGACCTGCTCAACTTCGTACGCAAGGCCAACGCCGGCGCCAACAGCGCGATCACCCAGTACTTCTTCAACGCTGACAGCTACTTCTACTTTGTCGACCGCGTACGCAAGATGGGCGTCGACATTCCTGTCGTGCCGGGGATCATGCCAATCACCAACTACAGCAAACTCGCGCGTTTTTCCGACGCCTGCGGGGCAGAAATCCCACGCTGGATCCGCAAGCAGCTGGAAGCCTACGGCGACGACACATCCAGCATCCAAAGCTTCGGAGAGCAAGTCATCACACAAATGTGTGAACGCTTGTTACAAGGCGGGGCACCGGGGCTGCATTTCTATACCCTGAACCAGGCCGAGCCCAGCCTCGCAGTATGGAATAACCTCAAGCTGCCGCGTTAA
- a CDS encoding substrate-binding periplasmic protein, producing the protein MPFITRLLTTFVLLYLSMDARAEKLRIVTEPWAPYVYEENGQVLGLDYETTAIVFKRLGIDVQWQLLPWKRCLAMLEQGLADGALDIFHSNERDAMLLYPSEPLSDVEFVMFYANARPHPFRTLDDLVGLTVGTSPGYLYSQAFRESPLFKRETAPTHEANFGKLQLGRIDLLITDRRVGRHVLKQMQLGDQITENPVVVSRQSQYLAVRRNAGMDLLVQRFSAELKRFKREPAYAELIARYGAVPSARTKPSSPVQR; encoded by the coding sequence ATGCCCTTCATCACCCGGTTACTGACCACCTTTGTCCTCCTGTACCTGAGCATGGATGCCCGGGCCGAGAAGTTGCGCATTGTCACCGAACCCTGGGCGCCTTATGTCTACGAAGAGAACGGCCAGGTCCTGGGACTCGACTACGAAACCACCGCCATTGTGTTCAAGCGCCTGGGCATTGATGTGCAATGGCAACTGCTGCCGTGGAAACGTTGCCTGGCGATGCTTGAGCAGGGCCTGGCGGACGGTGCGCTGGACATTTTCCACAGCAACGAACGCGACGCCATGCTGCTTTACCCCAGCGAACCGCTCTCGGACGTGGAGTTCGTGATGTTCTACGCCAACGCCCGCCCCCATCCCTTTCGCACGCTCGATGACTTGGTCGGCCTGACCGTGGGCACCTCGCCCGGTTATCTGTACAGCCAGGCCTTCAGAGAATCGCCCCTGTTCAAACGTGAGACGGCACCCACCCATGAAGCCAACTTTGGCAAGTTGCAACTGGGCCGGATTGACCTGCTCATCACCGACCGCCGGGTGGGTCGGCACGTACTCAAGCAAATGCAACTGGGCGACCAGATCACCGAAAACCCCGTGGTTGTGAGCCGTCAAAGCCAATACCTGGCGGTGCGGCGCAACGCCGGGATGGATCTGCTGGTGCAGCGCTTCAGCGCCGAGCTCAAGCGCTTCAAGCGCGAACCGGCCTATGCCGAGCTGATCGCCCGCTATGGCGCCGTTCCGTCTGCCAGGACCAAACCGTCCAGCCCGGTGCAGCGTTGA
- a CDS encoding DEAD/DEAH box helicase gives MSFASLGLSEALVRAIEAAGYTQPTPVQQRAIPAVLQGRDLMVAAQTGTGKTGGFALPILERLFPNGHPDKSQRHGPRQPRVLVLTPTRELAAQVHESFKIYARDLKFVSACIFGGVGMNPQVQAMARGVDVLVACPGRLLDLAGQGSVDLSHVEILVLDEADRMLDMGFVHDVKKVLARLPAKRQNLLFSATFSKDITDLAGKLLHNPERIEVTPPNTTVERIEQRVFRLAASHKRALLAHLITAGAWEQVLVFTRTKHGANRLAEYLDKHGLPAVAIHGNKSQNARTKALADFKAGEVRILVATDIAARGLDIDQLPHVVNFELPNVDEDYVHRIGRTGRAGRSGEAISLVAPDEEKLLKSIERMTKQKIADGDLMGFDASTIEAEKPEVRERPDVRNPRNARGPRGDGPNGGGGGGGGRKDKGKDKGKEKSASTSRGERPAREHKPREGTPAREQQRPAPRAAADRAPDEFLDDDIDNFGNRVDYVPQQKPAQGRGRRPGAPAQGAAGAGAPRGQSQGRQNGPRNSNGSSTGTPPAKRSGPRNGAPRDGQARREDSRPRRPARDEQPRQEPAVQAPRGNQPKIMHKESKIDRFPTPEQLDQLPSRPRGEKPALLTRNR, from the coding sequence ATGTCCTTTGCTTCCCTCGGTCTCTCCGAGGCTTTAGTCCGCGCCATCGAGGCTGCCGGCTACACCCAGCCTACCCCGGTGCAACAGCGGGCCATCCCCGCCGTGTTGCAAGGTCGCGATCTGATGGTCGCGGCGCAGACAGGCACTGGTAAAACCGGTGGTTTTGCCCTCCCTATCCTGGAGCGGCTTTTCCCCAACGGTCACCCAGACAAATCCCAGCGTCACGGCCCGCGCCAACCGCGCGTCCTGGTCCTGACCCCTACCCGCGAACTGGCGGCCCAGGTACACGAGAGCTTCAAGATCTATGCTCGCGACCTGAAATTCGTCAGTGCCTGCATTTTCGGCGGCGTTGGCATGAACCCTCAGGTCCAGGCCATGGCCCGTGGCGTCGACGTGCTGGTGGCCTGTCCGGGTCGTTTGCTCGACCTGGCCGGCCAGGGCAGCGTCGATCTGTCCCACGTGGAAATCCTCGTGCTGGACGAAGCCGACCGCATGCTCGACATGGGCTTTGTCCATGACGTGAAGAAAGTGCTGGCCCGCCTGCCCGCCAAGCGTCAGAACCTGCTGTTCTCGGCGACGTTCTCCAAGGACATCACCGACCTGGCCGGCAAGCTGCTACACAACCCGGAACGCATTGAAGTCACACCGCCAAACACCACGGTCGAGCGCATCGAACAACGTGTGTTCCGCTTGGCGGCCAGCCACAAGCGTGCCCTGTTGGCGCACCTGATTACCGCCGGCGCCTGGGAACAGGTCCTGGTGTTCACCCGCACCAAGCACGGCGCCAACCGTCTGGCCGAGTACCTGGACAAACATGGCCTGCCGGCCGTGGCGATCCACGGTAACAAGAGCCAGAACGCCCGCACCAAGGCCTTGGCCGACTTCAAGGCCGGCGAAGTGCGCATTCTGGTTGCCACCGACATCGCCGCTCGCGGTCTGGACATCGACCAGTTGCCCCACGTGGTCAACTTCGAGTTGCCGAACGTCGATGAAGACTACGTACACCGTATCGGTCGTACTGGCCGGGCCGGCCGTTCGGGCGAAGCGATCTCGCTGGTCGCGCCGGACGAAGAGAAACTGCTCAAAAGCATCGAGCGCATGACCAAGCAGAAAATCGCCGATGGCGACCTGATGGGCTTCGATGCCAGCACCATCGAGGCCGAGAAGCCTGAAGTGCGTGAACGTCCGGACGTGCGCAACCCACGCAATGCCCGTGGCCCTCGCGGTGACGGTCCAAATGGCGGCGGCGGTGGTGGCGGCGGCCGTAAAGACAAAGGCAAGGACAAGGGCAAGGAAAAATCGGCCAGCACCAGTCGCGGCGAACGCCCGGCTCGCGAGCACAAGCCTCGCGAAGGTACCCCGGCCCGTGAACAGCAGCGCCCGGCACCACGTGCCGCTGCCGATCGCGCACCGGACGAGTTCCTGGACGACGATATCGATAACTTCGGCAACCGCGTCGATTACGTGCCGCAGCAGAAACCCGCCCAGGGTCGCGGACGTCGTCCTGGCGCACCGGCACAGGGCGCGGCGGGCGCAGGTGCTCCTCGTGGCCAATCCCAGGGGCGTCAGAACGGCCCGCGCAACAGCAACGGCTCGTCCACCGGCACCCCGCCGGCCAAGCGCAGCGGCCCGCGCAACGGCGCACCTCGTGACGGCCAGGCCCGCCGCGAAGACTCCCGCCCTCGCCGCCCGGCACGTGACGAGCAGCCTCGTCAGGAACCTGCCGTGCAAGCCCCTCGTGGTAACCAGCCGAAGATCATGCACAAGGAGTCGAAGATCGATCGATTCCCGACGCCTGAACAGCTGGATCAACTGCCAAGCCGTCCACGGGGCGAGAAGCCGGCACTGCTGACCCGCAATCGCTGA
- a CDS encoding YceI family protein, producing MLKKTLAALAIGSALLSAGQAMAADYVVDKEGQHAFVDFKISHLGYSYITGTFKDIDGKFSFDAAKPEDSKIEFNVNTASVFTNHAERDKHIASADFLNASKFAKATFVSTSVKSTGKNADGKETADVAGDLTLLGVTKPVVVKATFLGEGKDPWGGYRAGFEGTTSIKRSDFGKQKDLGPTSDVVELYVSFEGVKAK from the coding sequence ATGTTGAAAAAAACGCTCGCCGCCCTGGCAATCGGTTCTGCCCTGCTGTCGGCCGGTCAGGCCATGGCTGCCGACTACGTGGTCGACAAGGAAGGCCAACACGCCTTCGTCGACTTCAAGATCAGCCACCTGGGCTATAGCTACATCACCGGTACCTTCAAGGACATCGACGGCAAGTTCAGCTTCGACGCCGCCAAGCCTGAAGACAGCAAGATCGAGTTCAACGTGAACACCGCCAGCGTGTTCACCAACCACGCCGAGCGCGACAAGCACATCGCCAGTGCTGACTTCCTGAACGCGAGCAAATTTGCCAAGGCCACCTTCGTGTCCACCAGCGTCAAATCCACCGGCAAGAACGCTGATGGCAAGGAAACCGCCGACGTGGCTGGTGACCTGACCCTGCTGGGCGTGACCAAGCCTGTCGTGGTCAAAGCCACCTTCCTGGGTGAAGGCAAGGACCCGTGGGGCGGCTACCGTGCCGGCTTCGAAGGGACCACCAGCATCAAGCGTTCCGATTTCGGCAAGCAGAAAGACCTGGGCCCAACGTCCGACGTGGTCGAGCTGTACGTTTCGTTTGAAGGTGTCAAAGCGAAATAA
- a CDS encoding cytochrome b — protein sequence MQLRNSSSRYGWVSIVLHWGIALVVYGLFALGLWMVGLDYYSTWRKDAPDLHKSIGLVLLAVMLLRVIWRVVSPPPPTLSTYGRLTRVGAKLGHSALYLGLFAVMIAGYLISTADGVGIPVFGLFEVPALVSGLPDQADVAGQIHFYLAWALVIFSGLHALAALKHHFIDRDATLKRMLGRQA from the coding sequence ATGCAGCTACGCAACTCTTCTTCTCGCTATGGCTGGGTCAGCATCGTTTTGCACTGGGGCATTGCACTGGTGGTGTACGGGCTGTTCGCGCTGGGGCTGTGGATGGTCGGCTTGGATTACTACAGCACTTGGCGTAAAGACGCGCCGGACCTGCACAAGAGCATTGGCTTGGTGCTGCTGGCAGTCATGTTGCTGCGGGTGATCTGGCGGGTTGTCAGTCCGCCACCACCGACCTTGTCAACCTATGGCCGCCTGACCCGCGTCGGCGCCAAGCTTGGCCATAGCGCACTGTATCTCGGGTTGTTCGCCGTGATGATTGCCGGTTACCTGATTTCCACCGCAGACGGTGTCGGGATTCCGGTGTTTGGTCTGTTTGAAGTACCCGCGCTGGTGTCCGGACTGCCCGATCAGGCAGACGTTGCCGGCCAGATTCACTTCTACCTGGCATGGGCGCTGGTAATTTTCTCCGGCCTCCATGCGTTGGCAGCATTGAAACACCACTTTATCGATCGTGACGCGACCCTCAAGCGCATGCTGGGACGCCAAGCCTGA